A stretch of the Lactuca sativa cultivar Salinas chromosome 9, Lsat_Salinas_v11, whole genome shotgun sequence genome encodes the following:
- the LOC111889691 gene encoding small ubiquitin-related modifier 2: MSGVTNEEDKKPVGDQGAHINLKVKGQDGNEVFFRIKRSTQLKKLMNAYCERQSVDISSIAFLFDGRRLRAEQTPDELEMEDGDEIDAMLHQTGGGFLWV, translated from the exons ATGTCGGGAGTGACGAACGAGGAAGACAAGAAGCCGGTTGGAGATCAAGGTGCTCATATCAATTTGAAAGTCAAAGGACAG GATGGAAATGAAGTGTTCTTTAGGATCAAACGAAGCACACAACTTAAGAAGCTGATGAACGCTTATTGTGAAAGGCAATCTGTTGATATCAGCTCTATTGCCTTCTTGTTTGATGGTCGTCGCCTTCGAGCTGAACAAACTCCAGATgag TTGGAGATGGAAGATGGTGATGAGATTGATGCGATGCTGCATCAGACAGGTGGCGGCTTCTTATGGGTTTAG
- the LOC111889688 gene encoding small ubiquitin-related modifier 1, which translates to MSGVNNDEDKKPGTGDQGAHINLKVKGQDGNEVFFRIKRSTQLKKLMNAYCDRQSVELNSIAFLFDGRRLRGEQTPDELEMEEGDEIDAMLHQTGGNSTNL; encoded by the exons ATGTCAGGAGTCAACAACGATGAAGACAAGAAGCCTGGGACTGGTGATCAAGGAGCTCACATCAATTTGAAAGTCAAAGGCCAG GATGGAAATGAAGTGTTCTTCAGAATCAAAAGGAGCACACAACTGAAGAAACTTATGAATGCTTACTGTGATCGACAATCTGTTGAGCTTAATTCCATTGCTTTCTTGTTTGATGGGCGTCGTCTTCGAGGAGAGCAAACTCCTGATgag CTGGAAATGGAGGAAGGTGATGAGATAGATGCAATGCTGCATCAAACTGGAGGCAACTCTACCAACCTTTAA
- the LOC128129164 gene encoding uncharacterized protein LOC128129164, with protein MTIVVVVAPNAVAAAVMVGGSGGGNGGGDIGCGSNGGGDGSGGQCGSSDSGSWWRHRRWWWWQWRLVMVVGAAMVATLVVVVVVVAAMVRKWWQWWWVMVVDGGGDGGNDDDGSGGSGGGDGGW; from the exons ATGACGATAGTAGTGGTGGTGGCGCCGAATGCAGTGGCGGCGGCAGTGATGGTGGGTGGTAGTGGCGGTGGCAATGGTGGCGGTGATATTGGTTGTGGCAGCAACGGTGGTGGTGACGGTAGTGGTGGTCAGTG CGGAAGTAGTGACAGTGGCAGTTGGTGGCGACAtcgacggtggtggtggtggcagtggcggCTTGTGATGGTGGTCGGTGCAGCGATGGTGGCAACATTggtagtagtggtggtggtggtggctgcgATGGTG agGAAATGGTGGCAGTGGTGGTGGGTGATGGTGGTCGATGGTGGCGGCGACGGTGGTAACGACGACGATGGTAGTGGTGGTAGTGGCGGCGGTGATGGTGGGTGGTAG